The Coleofasciculaceae cyanobacterium sequence CAAAATGGTAAAGGCGATCGCCCGACAGATATTCTCAAGTTTTATAAGTACAATTGAATTAAGCTATTTTATGAGAGCAACAATTATGGAAGGCGTTCAGTTTTTAGTCAATGAAGAAGGTGAAAAAACTGCTGTATTAATTGATTTGAACGAGTGGGGAGATTTATGGGAAGATTTTTATGACATCATGATTTCTCGTTCTCGTCAAGATGAAGCAGAAGTTAGTTGGGATGAGCTTAAAGCAGAGCTTGAGCTAAATGAATAAAATATTATGCCTCAATACAGCATCAGCTTTAAATATTCAGCAGCCAAAGAACTTAAAAAACTACCATTGGAATTGCAGCATCGCATAGCTAATAAGATCGAACAACTCATTGAAGATCCTCGCCTTTCAGGAGTAATTAAGCTTAAAGGAAATGATGATTTGTATCGTTGTCGAGTTGGTGAATACAGACTGGTTTACCTTTTAATAAATGGGTCTAAAGCCTCGCCCTAAAGGCGCGATTGTGCGTACTACATTCATGGTAAAATAAGTGAATCCTAAAGGATACCGCTTCGCACATGAAAACGTACAGATTCAAGTTGTATAAAACCAAGCAAAATAGACGTATCCATTGGCAGATAAACGCTAGCGGAAGCATCTACAATCATTGTATTGCTTTGCATAAGCGATACTACAAAATGTTTGGTAAACACTTGAGTCAGTACCGACTCATGAAGCATATTGCCAAATTAAGAAAGCGTATTAAATACTGGCAACAGGTAGGTTCTCAGGCTGTACAGGATATCTGCCAGCGAATCGAGAAAGCCTATCAGTTATTTTTTAAACAGCATAAACGAGGAACCAGACCCCCTAATTTTAAAAAGACTAGAAAGTACAAGTCTTTCACTCTTAAGCAAGCTGGATATAAGTTTTTGTCGGGTAATAAAATACGCATTGGCACTATTGTTTATAAGTTTTCAAAAAGTCGAGAAATAGAAGGAAAAGTTAAGACGTTAACTGTTAAAAGGAACAATCTAGGGGACTTGTTTATCCTAGTTGTAACTGATTATGTGCAAGAATCTTTCGGAGTCGTGACTGGTAAGATGGCAGGCTTTGATTATGGATTGCGAACATTTCTAACGGTAAACGATGGAAAAACTATTCAATCTCCTTTATTTTTCAATCAATCTCGTAACAGGTTAAAAGCCGCTAACCGTAAACTATCAAGCAAGAAAAAAGGTTCAAATAATTGGTACAAAGCTAAAGACAACCTCAGTCGAGTCTATGAAGATATTTCTAACAAGAGAAAGGACTGGTTTTGGAAGTTGGCGCACAAGTTAACTAACCAATATGATGTACTGATTTTTGAAGACTTAAACTTAAATGGTATGAAACGGCTATGGGGAAGAAAAGTTAGCGACCTGAGTTTTGCTACTTTCTTAAAAATACTTAAAACTGTTGCTACGAACAAAGGCAAGCTGATTCACTTTGTAGATCGGTTCTACCCAAGCTCTAAAACCTGTTCGCATTGTGGACATATCAACAAAGATTTAAGTTTGAAGGATAAAACTTGGGATTGCCTTGGTTGCAATACCAAAGGCATTCAAAGAGATTTGAACGCAGCAGTTAATCTGCAAAGAGAAGGGGCATCTTCTCTTGGGTTAGGCGATGTTAGACTTCTCACCGAAGCTATTGCTGTTTGAACCCAGAATCACCGTCCTTATAGGGCGGTGAGTATGTCAACAGATCGATGACTCGACGCAAAAAATTGTTGTTACCAGAGTAAGACACAGAAAAGATGTTTATCGTTAATAATCCCCTGTCGTGGAATTTAGATCGATTACATCCAGATCGCCCCTCAAAATGGTAAAGGCGATCGCCTTAAAAACGTGATGGGATCGTATTGCGATCGCATATTAACAATTGATTAACTAAGCTTGCCTCTGGCTTAAATTAAGGAAATCAGCAGCAGTAATGATATTGATATCTTGATAGCTCTGTAGACATAGTAAATCATTGTCTCCAGTAACTACATATCTAGCCATACCAGAGACAGCCAATTCCAAAAATTTGTTATCATCGGCATCAATACAAATAGTAGTTTGATGCGACACCGAAATAAATTTACTGTTCTTTTCAACAACAGTTAAAAATATTTTGCGGTCTACATTAGAAATGTATTTATCAAATTTTTTCTTCTGAATTCGAGTAGTTAATTCTTGATAAGTGGCTTCACTCTGGATGATTACAAAATTGCCGTTGGCGATAAGGTTAATTGTTTTTCTAGGTATACGATTAGGGCTTAGTGCAGCACTAATTAAAACATTAGTATCAACAACAACTGGTTCAGGATTCATCCGCTAATAATTCGTTGAGTTTTTCTGCGGTTAATCCTTTCTTTTGAGCATTTTTACCAAGGCGGTCTAGAACATCAGTTAAAGTAGTATCTGTCTGTTCTATAGTTATATTAACTACCTGCTCAGACGATAATCCCAGCTTAGATATTAAATTAGAAATTTCTCCTATCTTTACATCTTTAAAGGTTTCTTTCATTGCAGTTTTTTTGTCCAAAGTAAGTGTATGAGCATTTTTTCAAATTATAATGTAATGCTCTTGCTGTTTATTTCAATAAGATGCAGTAATATTGCGATCGCATATCAAGACGAAATATAACGGCGGTAAGAAAAGCAACATAGGTGCTTATGAAGTTTTGCTGACAATATGTACGTTTTATTGATAACTTTTACAGGATAACCGTACCTGGTTCTTTTGCAGCATGGTTTAACTTAAATTAGAAGTGAACAGTTAAAAATTGCTGTTGTTAAAAAATGCAGACTATATCAAAATTAAAATTGGGTTGAAGCAACCAAAATAGAACCTGGTTGTCAGCAGCACATTATTAGAACTTTGTTTGCCCGTAGCTTTCTAAATCTAAAATTATAAAAGAAGCAATATTGAATAAATGGATATTACCAGCGATCTACACGTTATTGAAACCAGACCATTGTTAAGCCCCGCATTTATTAAAAGCGAATTACCGATAGCTGAAGAAGTTGCTCAATTGGTAGCGCAAACTCGCGATCGCATTCGTAATATTCTAGAAGGAAAGGATAAAAGAGTACTTGTCGTAGTTGGACCTTGTTCCATACATGACGTTGCAGCAGCGAAAGAATATGGAGAGAGACTGGCAAAATTGCGATCGCAGTTTCAGGACCAACTCGAAATCGTTATGCGGGTTTACTTTGAAAAGCCTCGCACTACCGTTGGTTGGAAAGGATTAATTAACGATCCTCATTTAGATAATAGCTACGATATTAATACAGGTTTGAGAACAGCGAGGAAGTTATTACTTGACTTAGCTGAGATTGGCTTACCCGCTGCCACAGAATTGCTCGATCCAATTACGCCACAGTACATTGCCGATCTTATCTGCTGGACGGCTATTGGTGCCAGAACGACAGAAAGTCAAATTCACCGTCAAATGGCTTCTGGTTTATCGATGCCAGTGGGCTACAAAAACGGCACAGATGGTAGTTTCAAGGCGGCGATTAATGCGATGTTAACCGCTAAAATTCCGCATCATTTTTTGGGCATCAACCAAGATGGACTAGCTAGTATCGTTAGGACAACTGGCAACCCTGATGGACACTTAGTATTGCGAGGTGGTGCAGTTAAACCAAACTATGAAGCTAATGATACTGAAGCAGCTAGCAATGCTTTGAAACAAAAAGCGATGAATTCTCGCCTAATGATTGATTGCAGTCACGGCAACAGCAGTAAAGACTTTACCAAACAAACCACTGTGTTAAATAACATTAATCAGCAGATTGAAACAGGTTCACAGCATATTGTGGGAGTAATGATTGAAAGCCATTTAGTCGCAGGAAGTCAATCTATACCTCAAGATGGCAAACCTACGGTATATGGTCAGAGTATTACTGATGCCTGTGTTAATTGGGAAACAACGCAAATCATGCTGCATTCGCTGGCAGATTCCGTTGCCCAAGGAAGACCAGAAATTAAGCGCAATTTGGTTTCAATGGTAGGAAAATAAATTAAGAGCAAGAGGTATTATCTGCTGGTGTGTTAAATGAATTAACAAAATTAGAACAACAACTCATTGAAGTTGCGACTCAAGCTATGGATAGTGCTTATGCACCTTATTCTCAGTTTCGGGTGGGTGCAGCCGTGCTAACTGCTACGGGTAAAATTTTCTCAGGCTGTAATATCGAAAATGCCTCCTACGGTTTGACTATGTGTGCCGAAAGAAATGCGATCGCCAATGCCATAATCGGCGACGAAAGCGATACAATGAAGTTAAAAGCGATCGCTGTAGCAAACAGCCAAAGTGTTTCCTGTTCTCCTTGTGGTGCTTGTCGGCAAGTAATTTGGGAATTTGGACAGGATGCTCGAGTTATTTTTCTGGCAAGTCAGGGATGGCGCAGCTTAACTATCAAAGAGTTGTTGCCTGAAGGATTTTCTCTCTAAATAAATACAGCTTATAAAATTCCCCTTTGAGCTATATCCTAGAAAACTAAACTAAACAATTAAGTCTCTCCATGAAGTCATATCTTGCCGCCGCTGTTCAAATGACCAGCAAACCAGACCTCGCGAAAAACTTGATCCAAGCAGAGGAATTAATCGAACTAGCAGTACGCCAAGGGGCAGAATTAGTTAGCCTACCAGAGAATTTTGCTTTCTTGGGCAAAGAAGTCGATAAAGTGGCACAAGCAAAAGAAATTGCGCTAAAAAGCGAGCAGTTTCTCAAAAAAATGGCGCAGAGATTTCAAATCACGATTTTGGGTGGTGGCTTCCCCGTGCCAGTCGCCGACAATGCTGATAAAGCTTACAATACCGCAGTCTTAATTACTCCAGATGGTCAGCAGGTAGCTCACTATCAGAAGGTTCACCTGTTTGACGTAGATGTACCCGACGGCAACACTTATCAAGAATCCAGCACCGTTATGGCTGGTCAAGAAATTCCCCCTATCTATGAATCAGAAGATATAGGTAAGCTAGGGCTATCGATCTGTTATGACGTTCGCTTTCCCGAATTTTATCGCTATCTATCTCGTCAGGGTGCAGATGTGTTGTTTATTCCTGCTGCCTTTACTGCCTACACGGGAAAAGACCACTGGCAAATATTATTACAGGCAAGAGCGATCGAAAATACTTGTTATGTAATTGCTCCTGCCCAAACAGGAAATCATTATGAGCGTCGCTACACTCATGGTCATGCCATGATTATCGATCCTTGGGGAGTAATTTTAGCCAATGCAGGAGATGCACCAGGAGTTGCCGTAGCTGAGATAAATCCGCACCGTTTGCAGCAGGTGCGCCAACAAATGCCTTCTTTGCAGCACCGAGTATTTGTCTAATTTGGTAATTATTTATCCTGACCTTGCTGATTGAAAATATGACGTACACAATAATACTGTTTTTAGTAATCAGTAATCAGTAATTAAGTTCTTTTACCTACCAATCGATCTAAGATTTAAATATATAATCTTTTAAAGTACTTGCTATATGGTTAAGTCTCTGCTACCTCCTGCCGATCGAGAACAAGCAAATATACCCAATTCTCAATCCGAACTAAAAACAGTTGCCCTTGATGTGGGGGGGATGAAGTGTGCTGGTTGTGTCAAAGCTGTTGAGAGGCAGCTAGAGCAAATGGGGGTAGTATCAGCTTGTGTTAACTTGATTACGGAAGTGGCAGTAGTAGAGTATCAAGCCGAAAGCATCACTCCAGAAGCTTTGGCCCAGAAGTTGACCAAAACAGGCTTTCCTTCCCAGTTACGAACAAGCGATCGCAGTATTTATCAAATTGCTCAGTCAAATCAAGCAAAACGACAGCAGCAATCTCAACAGCAAGTTAGGCAGTTAATCACCGCTACGGTATTATTAGTTGTTTCTAGTATCGGTCATCTAGATCATTTAGGGTTACCCACCATCCCCGTACTCAGTAACATTTGGGTTCACTTTGCCTTGGCAACGCTGACTTTATTGATTCCAGGGCGAGCGCTTTTAATTGATGGCTGGCGTAGTCTGACTCAAGGAATGCCTAATATGAACACCCTGGTGGGTTTAGGAACGAGCAGCGCCTACCTGGCTAGCTGTTTTGCTCTATTTTTACCTAGTTTGGGTTGGGAATGTTTTTTTGATGAACCAGTAATGCTGCTGGGCTTTATCTTATTGGGGCGTACTTTAGAAGGAAAAGCCCGTAACCGCGCCTCCGCTGCTTTAGAAAAGCTGGTTACTTTGCAACCACCTATTGCTCGTTTGGTTGGTAAGCAAGACAACGCTGAAACGATAGAAATTCCCGTACAACAAGTCAAGCCTGGAGAATGGTTACGAGTTTTATCAGGGGAAAAAATTCCCGTGGATGGAACTATAGTTGAGGGAGAAGCAATTGTCGATGAGGCAATGTTAACTGGGGAATCTATAGCATTAGCCAAGACAGCATCTGATGTGGTTCGTGCGGGTACGATTAATCGCTCAGGAGTAATTACTATTGAAGTAACTGGCATTGGTCAAGATACTACCCTAGCTAAGATTATTAACCTGGTAGAAGACGCTCAGACTCGTAAAGCACCAGTACAAAAGCTAGCTGATACGATCGCGGGTTATTTTGCCTACGGTGTAATGGCGATCGCCAGTTTGACTTTTTTATTCTGGTATTTTATTGGTACAAAAGTCTGGGATTCTGTATTAGTAACTGCATCCCATTCTATGCCAATGTCTGCTGATGAGATGGTGACAATGACCTCTCCGCTTTTGCTCAGTTTAAAACTGGCGATCGCCGTTCTAGTAATTGCCTGTCCTTGCGCCCTCGGTTTAGCTACTCCTACGGCAATTTTAGTTGGTACCAGCATTGGTGCTGAATCAGGAATTTTAATCAAAGGTGGCGATGTTCTCGAACGCGTGCATAAATTAGATGCAGTAGTTTTTGATAAGACAGGCACGTTAACTATTGGCAAGCCTCGTGTTACCGAATGTATTTCTTTAACCGATATTACCTCCGAGAAGTTACTCCAGATAGCCGCCTCAGTCGAACGTGGAAGCAATCACCCTCTAGCTCAAGCAATTACCACTGCTGCAAAATCACAAAATTTGGCTTTGCTAAAGACTGCTGAGTTTAATAATGCGCTTGGACAGGGAATGTCTGCTAAGGTTGCAGGAGAAAAAGTTGATTTAGGTAATCATCAATGGCTGACTAGCCAAGGAATTGCTATTCCCGAACACCATGATTTAAAGGCGCAATCTCTGGCTCAATCAGGTAAAACAATTATTTATTTAGCTGTTTCAGGCAGCTTACAAGGTTTAATTGCTATAGAAGATAGCCTGCGCCCAGATGCAGTTCAAACTGTTAAACAATTACAGGCTTTAGGTTTAAACACTGTTTTGCTTACAGGCGATCGCCCAGAAGTGGCTCAGGCGATCGCCAAAAAGCTGAATATTACTGAGGTTTTCTCACAAGTAAAGCCCGATGAAAAAGCTCAGGTAATTCAGTCTTTACAACAGCAGGCTCGAACAGTAGCGATGATTGGCGACGGAATTAATGATGCCCCAGCCTTGGCTCAAGCCGACGTTGGGATATCTTTCCAGGGCGGTACAGATGTAGCGATCGCTACTGCTGATATTGTCTTGATGCAAAATCAACTTCAGGATGTAATTAAATCAATTGAGCTGAGTCAAGCTACGGTTCACAAGATTAAGCAAAATTTACTCTGGGCTTTGGCTTACAATGTTTTTGCTATTCCCATTGCAGCAGGTATTTTATTACCTGAGTTTGGATTAGTTTTATCTCCAGTTTGGGCAGCAGTTGCGATGGCATCAAGCTCGTTAATTGTCGTGACCAACTCGCTCCAGTTAAATTTTCGGCGTTGGTGATTTGATGTATGACGTACAAAATGCTTCGGTTCGTAGCTGCGCAAAGCAAAGCTTTGCCAGTCGTCGTAAGACGACGATCTGCCCTAAAGGATTAGTGCCTGGAGGCACGTCCGCGTACGCGCTGCGCTAATAGCTAATAGCCATTGGTGACAAGTTAAGCAAAAATTGATGTCAACTACTACAGATAGTGTCTTACTTATTTTTAAACACTATCTGTAGCACAAATATTAATTAATTAGCGATCGCTTTTAGAAAGTTAAAGTTCATGAAAAATATTTCAAAAGCTTAAAGCTTAGAGCTTAAAACCGATTGACAAACAACGTAGTGCCTTAACTTGTCACCCATGCTTAAAATCAAGACAAAATGGGACATAAACTATCTTCATGGGCAACAATCCAGTGATAAATATCTTTAAAGGTTTGTTCTGGTTTAATTTCAGGTTGCCACTGAGTTTTTTGTTGAATGCGATCGCAATCCGTAATAAAAAGAGGAATATCACTGGCTCTGTTGGCATCCACTGCTTGAATATCAATTCTGTTCCCTGTAATCTCTTGGCACAGTTGAGTCATTTCTAATAAAGAAAGATTGCTGGATCTACCGCCACCAACATTGAGAACATCTCCATCAAGCAGAGCGAAATTTTCTAATTGATAGTTAACCAGCCTCAATAAATCTTTAATATGCAAAAAGTCTCTTACCTGTTTACCTGTTCCTCCATAACCAATGTATTTGAGAGATTTTTGAAAGTAATGCGCCGCCACCCATAACACTACTACTCCTTGGTCTACCTTACCCATTTGCCAGGGGCCAGTTAAAACACCACAGCGGTTGATAATTGCCTGAAGACCATATGTCTGGCGATATTCGGCAATTAATAGCTCTGAGGCGAGCTTAGTTGAGCCATATAAAGATCGATAGCCATTTACGGGAAAGTCTTCCGTAATTCCCGCCCAAGAAACCCCAGAAATTGTTTGAGTCGCTGCTAGTTCTAATCTTGTAGCATTTTTGACAATATTCAAGGTAGATAAAGGCTCAATCGAGTAGACTCGACTAGTAGACAAAAATATTAGACCAGCATTAGTTTTTCTAGCTAGTTCCAATAAATTAATTGTGCCTAGAAGATTGGTTTGCAAAACATACTGGGGTGAACTTTGTCCAGCTAACACCGAAGGTTCAGCAGCGCAGTCGATAATTACGTCAATACTGAATACATTAGGGTCTAAATCGTCAATAGAACGCACGTCTCCGTGAACAAACTCGATACCTAATGCTTTAAACCGAGATAGATTTAATTCAGAACCTCTGCGTCGTAAATTATCAAGACAAATTATCTGCCAGTCGGGATGCAGTTTTTTCAGACCAATTGCCAAAGAACTACCTACAAAACCAGCACCTCCTGAAATTAAAATGCGATCGCTCATAAATTTTTTTTGCTAATCGTAATGTTTATTAGTTTGAGTATTTTTTAGGGGATAAGCTTTCGCATCATTAGTATCAAAAGCCCAGGCCGTTATGCGACTTTGTGGGGGAGGAAATTCTAATGTAGAAAAAGTTTTTTCCCAGGTGAGTTTAATACTTTTCCGATTGAGTAGTAGTCCCAAAATATCTTTGGTTTTCATGTTTAATGGAGCGATCGCAAAAGCTTTCGGCGGTTGTTCAGAAACTTGATAAGCTAAAATTACCGCATCAAATGATGGTCGATCGGATAAGGCAAATGCCCACCCCGAAGCAACATAGCTATCGTCTTGAGTTCGCGTCAAACTAGCAAATTCTCCGTGGGTTAATAAATTTTCTTGGCTGAGTTTTTGATTGTCTTGCCAGTTAATATCTTGGATTAATTTTGGCTGCAATAAGCCAAGTTGATTGATTTTTTGAGCTTGTTTTGCCAATTTATTTGGGTTAGGGTAAATATACTCGGCGATACATTCTTTGTCCTCAATAACATTGATGGTAAGCAAACAGGTTTTACCATAAACCCTTTGGTAATGAGTTTTAGTAAACAGATTAATTCCTAATGCCAAACTGTTTTTATAACTAAGCAGCAACAAGATTGTTAGTAAAGTAGCTATAATGCCTAATATTAGCTTGTGTCTGACATGACTTAAAACTATAGCAAATAAATAAATTAGTGTAACTAGTAAATAGGTAGAAAAAGTAATATAGCGAGACGACAAAGCAAATTCTGTCCCCAAATTCATTCTTCCCGCAGTGATCAAACCTGCACTTAATAAGACATAAAATCCAATTAATAGCCAAGGAAAAGATTGATTAATCAGCTGAGTATTTCGACGCTGCCGCCATAAATAACCGCAGAAACAAGTAAAAATAATTAAAATTACCCCACCTTTGATTTGACTGTCTAATAAGCTTTGAGAAAATAGAGGAGATCCCAGTAAAGCCGTATAATAATTAACTGCCAAAAGAGGATGGGTAATAACTTGGCTCAGGCTGGGTGAATGGGAAGGTTGATGATAATCATGTAGGTAAACAGTAAAAAAAGTACTAAATATAGTCAACCAGCCAAAAAATAGCCAGATTTTGCTTACTTTCTTGGGAAACAATTTTAATAATAGAGCGGGAAAAATAATAATCCAGCATAAAAGACCATTAGCAAAAGAAAAAGTTGCGATCGCCGATAATACCAAGCTAACTATTAACTTGATTATCCTGGGAAGTGAAGAAAAAATAACGACCAAAGCAGTAGTAATAGCAGCGATCGAAATAAAAGTAATACCTTGAAACCCCCACAGCCAGTTTTCATATTGTTTCGGGCTAAAAATCCATAGATTAGCCAAGGAAAAACAAATCAAATGTTGCCAATGATTATTTAGCGTAATCTTGCCCAAACGATAAATATTAAAAGACACCAAACAGGCTAATAAAAAAGTTACCAGCATTTCAAATCTGGTATTCCAATTAGTTAGCCGAGCCAAATTTAAAAACACTAAATTAGGAAAAAAAGTTCGGCTCTCATTATGCTGGCGCATCAACTGTTCCCAAGTTAATTTACCCTGGGAAGCTTCAACAATTAATTTTCCTGGGGTATCCCATTGATCCCAAAAGGGAACATTAACGCTATATCGCCAGACTAAAAATCCTAAGAATAAAGGAGATATTATAGCCAACAAACCAAACAAAATTCGCTTCATATTTCTGACAAACAACAACTAACAAACCACAATCGATAAATCATCTGTGTTCATCTGCGTTCATCTATGGACATTTATAAAGCAGGATTTAAGGCAAATCATCCTAAATCCAATATTAATAATTAATTAAGTTGCTCTATACTGATAAACTTACTTTTGAATTAAATTAGCGGTCGTATTTTTTAGCTTGGTTGCTGGCTTCGAGCGAACATAATCACCTCTAGAAAGAGTTTGTTCAATCAAAGCATACAGCACAATAAATAAATAACGACTGCCCATTTCTTTGATCTTTAATTTAGAAACACCTGTCTGACGATTGCGCCAGGAAATAGGAATAGTCACGTAAGAATAGCCGCGAATAATCGACTTGAGGGGCATTTCTACAGTTAGGTTGAAATGATGGGAAATCAAGGGAGAAATCCCCTCAATTACTTCACGACGATAAGCTTTAAAAGCATTAGTTGTATCGTTATATTTCAACCCAAACAAAACCTTGATAAATAAATTTGCCAGGCGGTTGATGGTCAATTTGTGAGCAGGATAATCAATAATCTTTGCTCCCCCAATAAAGCGTGAACCGAAGACACACTCATATCCTTCTTGTAACTGGTGATAGTATTTTACTAAGTCATCAGGGGAATCAGAGCTATCTGCCATCACGATCGCCACTGCATCTCCAGCAAAGTTTTCGATACCACAGCGCACGGCAAAACCAAAGCCATTGGGGTAATAATTATTTAGATAGCGAACTCGATCGCAATGGGTCGTAATGTCCTGTAAAATTGCTTCTGTGCGATCGCGACTATTATCATTAACTACCAAGATTTCGTAGGGTATGCTGGCTTCATCAAGGGTTTGACGCAAGGATTCAATAGTTTTAGCAATGCTTCCCTCTTCATTGTAGGCAGGAATAACTATAGAAAAGAGATTGATCGCAGAAGGCGCAATTTTAGCTGGTTTACCAGGTTTTTTTTGATGTCGAGAACTTTCTAAACCTTCAGGATAATGAAGATCACTTTCTTGGTGGTTAAATACTAGGCGATCGCTAATTAAATAGTTAAGCACCGCACTCAGCAAGACTCCAACTACAGTATTTAGTCGATAGTCAACTCCCAGTCGATCTAGCAGAGGAAATACAATCACAATA is a genomic window containing:
- a CDS encoding carbon-nitrogen hydrolase family protein, with the translated sequence MKSYLAAAVQMTSKPDLAKNLIQAEELIELAVRQGAELVSLPENFAFLGKEVDKVAQAKEIALKSEQFLKKMAQRFQITILGGGFPVPVADNADKAYNTAVLITPDGQQVAHYQKVHLFDVDVPDGNTYQESSTVMAGQEIPPIYESEDIGKLGLSICYDVRFPEFYRYLSRQGADVLFIPAAFTAYTGKDHWQILLQARAIENTCYVIAPAQTGNHYERRYTHGHAMIIDPWGVILANAGDAPGVAVAEINPHRLQQVRQQMPSLQHRVFV
- a CDS encoding glycosyltransferase; translated protein: MGLIKKLLRQRAVKFLIGGGVAAAFNLILIFVLIEWLGLATPLLRNVANIIAIELSLVFSFFVYRIWVWPGGVWRAKQVLFKQLPLYHLSAGAAVLLRIVIVFPLLDRLGVDYRLNTVVGVLLSAVLNYLISDRLVFNHQESDLHYPEGLESSRHQKKPGKPAKIAPSAINLFSIVIPAYNEEGSIAKTIESLRQTLDEASIPYEILVVNDNSRDRTEAILQDITTHCDRVRYLNNYYPNGFGFAVRCGIENFAGDAVAIVMADSSDSPDDLVKYYHQLQEGYECVFGSRFIGGAKIIDYPAHKLTINRLANLFIKVLFGLKYNDTTNAFKAYRREVIEGISPLISHHFNLTVEMPLKSIIRGYSYVTIPISWRNRQTGVSKLKIKEMGSRYLFIVLYALIEQTLSRGDYVRSKPATKLKNTTANLIQK
- the cdd gene encoding cytidine deaminase translates to MLNELTKLEQQLIEVATQAMDSAYAPYSQFRVGAAVLTATGKIFSGCNIENASYGLTMCAERNAIANAIIGDESDTMKLKAIAVANSQSVSCSPCGACRQVIWEFGQDARVIFLASQGWRSLTIKELLPEGFSL
- a CDS encoding transposase: MKTYRFKLYKTKQNRRIHWQINASGSIYNHCIALHKRYYKMFGKHLSQYRLMKHIAKLRKRIKYWQQVGSQAVQDICQRIEKAYQLFFKQHKRGTRPPNFKKTRKYKSFTLKQAGYKFLSGNKIRIGTIVYKFSKSREIEGKVKTLTVKRNNLGDLFILVVTDYVQESFGVVTGKMAGFDYGLRTFLTVNDGKTIQSPLFFNQSRNRLKAANRKLSSKKKGSNNWYKAKDNLSRVYEDISNKRKDWFWKLAHKLTNQYDVLIFEDLNLNGMKRLWGRKVSDLSFATFLKILKTVATNKGKLIHFVDRFYPSSKTCSHCGHINKDLSLKDKTWDCLGCNTKGIQRDLNAAVNLQREGASSLGLGDVRLLTEAIAV
- a CDS encoding NAD-dependent epimerase/dehydratase family protein, yielding MSDRILISGGAGFVGSSLAIGLKKLHPDWQIICLDNLRRRGSELNLSRFKALGIEFVHGDVRSIDDLDPNVFSIDVIIDCAAEPSVLAGQSSPQYVLQTNLLGTINLLELARKTNAGLIFLSTSRVYSIEPLSTLNIVKNATRLELAATQTISGVSWAGITEDFPVNGYRSLYGSTKLASELLIAEYRQTYGLQAIINRCGVLTGPWQMGKVDQGVVVLWVAAHYFQKSLKYIGYGGTGKQVRDFLHIKDLLRLVNYQLENFALLDGDVLNVGGGRSSNLSLLEMTQLCQEITGNRIDIQAVDANRASDIPLFITDCDRIQQKTQWQPEIKPEQTFKDIYHWIVAHEDSLCPILS
- a CDS encoding 3-deoxy-7-phosphoheptulonate synthase: MDITSDLHVIETRPLLSPAFIKSELPIAEEVAQLVAQTRDRIRNILEGKDKRVLVVVGPCSIHDVAAAKEYGERLAKLRSQFQDQLEIVMRVYFEKPRTTVGWKGLINDPHLDNSYDINTGLRTARKLLLDLAEIGLPAATELLDPITPQYIADLICWTAIGARTTESQIHRQMASGLSMPVGYKNGTDGSFKAAINAMLTAKIPHHFLGINQDGLASIVRTTGNPDGHLVLRGGAVKPNYEANDTEAASNALKQKAMNSRLMIDCSHGNSSKDFTKQTTVLNNINQQIETGSQHIVGVMIESHLVAGSQSIPQDGKPTVYGQSITDACVNWETTQIMLHSLADSVAQGRPEIKRNLVSMVGK
- a CDS encoding heavy metal translocating P-type ATPase, with translation MVKSLLPPADREQANIPNSQSELKTVALDVGGMKCAGCVKAVERQLEQMGVVSACVNLITEVAVVEYQAESITPEALAQKLTKTGFPSQLRTSDRSIYQIAQSNQAKRQQQSQQQVRQLITATVLLVVSSIGHLDHLGLPTIPVLSNIWVHFALATLTLLIPGRALLIDGWRSLTQGMPNMNTLVGLGTSSAYLASCFALFLPSLGWECFFDEPVMLLGFILLGRTLEGKARNRASAALEKLVTLQPPIARLVGKQDNAETIEIPVQQVKPGEWLRVLSGEKIPVDGTIVEGEAIVDEAMLTGESIALAKTASDVVRAGTINRSGVITIEVTGIGQDTTLAKIINLVEDAQTRKAPVQKLADTIAGYFAYGVMAIASLTFLFWYFIGTKVWDSVLVTASHSMPMSADEMVTMTSPLLLSLKLAIAVLVIACPCALGLATPTAILVGTSIGAESGILIKGGDVLERVHKLDAVVFDKTGTLTIGKPRVTECISLTDITSEKLLQIAASVERGSNHPLAQAITTAAKSQNLALLKTAEFNNALGQGMSAKVAGEKVDLGNHQWLTSQGIAIPEHHDLKAQSLAQSGKTIIYLAVSGSLQGLIAIEDSLRPDAVQTVKQLQALGLNTVLLTGDRPEVAQAIAKKLNITEVFSQVKPDEKAQVIQSLQQQARTVAMIGDGINDAPALAQADVGISFQGGTDVAIATADIVLMQNQLQDVIKSIELSQATVHKIKQNLLWALAYNVFAIPIAAGILLPEFGLVLSPVWAAVAMASSSLIVVTNSLQLNFRRW
- a CDS encoding type II toxin-antitoxin system RelE/ParE family toxin is translated as MPQYSISFKYSAAKELKKLPLELQHRIANKIEQLIEDPRLSGVIKLKGNDDLYRCRVGEYRLVYLLINGSKASP
- a CDS encoding putative toxin-antitoxin system toxin component, PIN family, encoding MNPEPVVVDTNVLISAALSPNRIPRKTINLIANGNFVIIQSEATYQELTTRIQKKKFDKYISNVDRKIFLTVVEKNSKFISVSHQTTICIDADDNKFLELAVSGMARYVVTGDNDLLCLQSYQDINIITAADFLNLSQRQA